In the Methylomonas rhizoryzae genome, one interval contains:
- a CDS encoding IS5 family transposase, translating to MRGADITQEDLFSYRTLESRIPKKHPLRKLRQVVDLLLATLNDEFDALYARRGRDSIPPERLLRASLLQVLFSIRSERQLVEHIDFNLLYRWFVGLTIDDEVWDHSTFSANRDRLLNERISRLFFERVLALAEWKQLISDEHFSVDGTLIQAWASHKSFVKKDGSTPPPEDGGRNPTVNFKGEKRSNETHASTTDPDARLYKKSEGDKSQLAFLGHALMENRNGLVVDVEVTQATGTAEREAAHAMVKRTIHKPGATLAADKNYDTQDFVAKLRQRKVTPHVASKDKGSAIDGRTTRHDGYRKSLKIRKRIEEVFGWAKTVGPLRQTKFRGLKKVAAQTIFTFAAYNLTRMGTIFGWRYSTA from the coding sequence ATGCGCGGCGCCGACATTACTCAAGAAGACCTGTTCAGTTACCGAACCCTGGAAAGCCGGATTCCCAAAAAGCATCCGCTACGCAAGCTGCGTCAAGTGGTCGACTTGTTGCTCGCCACGCTAAACGACGAGTTCGACGCGCTCTACGCTCGTCGCGGTCGAGATTCCATTCCGCCGGAACGCTTGTTGCGCGCCAGTTTGTTGCAAGTGCTATTTTCCATCCGTTCGGAACGGCAACTGGTGGAGCATATCGACTTCAACCTCTTGTACCGCTGGTTTGTCGGCTTGACGATAGATGACGAGGTGTGGGATCACTCGACCTTCAGCGCCAACCGCGACCGTTTGCTCAACGAACGGATCAGTCGTTTGTTTTTCGAACGGGTACTGGCCTTGGCGGAGTGGAAACAGCTGATCTCTGACGAGCATTTCTCGGTGGACGGCACGCTGATTCAAGCCTGGGCCTCGCACAAGAGTTTCGTCAAGAAAGACGGCTCGACCCCGCCGCCGGAAGATGGCGGCCGCAATCCCACGGTCAACTTCAAGGGCGAGAAACGCAGTAACGAAACCCACGCCTCGACCACCGATCCCGATGCTCGGCTGTACAAAAAGAGCGAGGGCGACAAATCGCAGCTGGCTTTCCTCGGTCATGCCTTGATGGAGAACCGTAATGGCTTGGTCGTCGACGTCGAAGTCACCCAGGCCACCGGCACCGCAGAACGCGAGGCGGCCCATGCCATGGTCAAACGCACGATCCACAAACCGGGCGCGACCTTGGCCGCCGACAAAAATTACGATACGCAGGATTTTGTCGCCAAGTTACGCCAGCGCAAAGTCACGCCGCATGTCGCCAGCAAAGACAAAGGCTCCGCCATTGACGGTCGCACAACCCGGCACGACGGTTACCGTAAAAGTCTCAAAATCCGTAAGCGGATCGAAGAAGTCTTCGGTTGGGCCAAGACAGTCGGCCCGCTACGCCAAACCAAGTTCCGGGGGTTAAAGAAGGTCGCCGCGCAAACGATTTTTACCTTTGCCGCCTATAACCTGACGCGCATGGGTACCATTTTCGGCTGGCGATACAGTACCGCCTAG
- a CDS encoding PKD domain-containing protein, translated as MFRHRLPRLTIRPQIAACPSGLVKPKRPHVPAMLKPLAWLLATVAVPVYAVHLDVEIWADGDAMQAGFCRTPGAVGCDLTQLTGSLNLPAGTLPVDGASGQMVYLTDFRDFSGGPYKTPNPGFQAVDGALEAGELVNYQALGILEYWNPETRAWQPAPANVRVKLAGAIDPAYVITDYNQCGGQLFCFADGFDNQTAVTLFTGSGIAGKAQMVVDAANNSGSLHTHLNFFLENPQGTLGGPVGAYLLELQVGSNRRIQSSTPFYVLFNAGLSTEDFSAALLERIETLPVQPVAPIANAGADRSVKVGDTVVLDGSASYDPDAAPNALSYQWLQTVGSPVELSGGNSAGASFVASQAGQYAFRLTVNDGAASANDEVAVTVSAADTPIAPVADAGADRTVGLNAVVTLDAGASYDPEPGPGELNFSWQQTAGTSVILQNADTATPGFTPVQTGRYAFRVAVGDGNLIAYDEVVVTVPEPPLADAGADKLARLHSLVALDGSASVDTDPGPDALSYRWQQTQGEAMALNGADDRSAYFTPTRPGNYSFKLAVGDGVGIAYDEVTYTVPALGDVDLDGDVDRIDVALILRAIKKAPKPIDVNDVRDLDGNRKINKADARAAKRRCTLRRCRPTRR; from the coding sequence ATGTTTCGTCACCGCTTGCCGCGCCTAACCATTCGTCCCCAAATTGCGGCCTGCCCGTCCGGCCTTGTCAAACCAAAGCGGCCGCACGTGCCGGCGATGTTGAAGCCGCTGGCTTGGCTGCTGGCCACCGTCGCCGTTCCGGTTTACGCCGTGCATTTGGACGTGGAAATTTGGGCCGACGGCGACGCGATGCAGGCCGGTTTTTGCCGCACGCCCGGTGCGGTCGGTTGCGACCTGACCCAATTGACAGGCAGCCTGAATTTGCCGGCCGGGACTTTACCGGTAGACGGTGCCAGCGGGCAGATGGTGTATTTGACGGACTTTCGCGATTTCTCCGGCGGCCCTTACAAGACGCCGAATCCGGGGTTTCAAGCGGTAGACGGCGCGCTGGAGGCCGGCGAATTGGTCAATTACCAAGCGCTGGGCATCCTGGAATATTGGAACCCGGAGACTCGCGCCTGGCAGCCGGCCCCGGCCAATGTGCGCGTCAAACTGGCCGGGGCCATCGATCCGGCCTACGTAATCACCGACTACAACCAGTGCGGCGGCCAGTTGTTTTGCTTTGCCGACGGTTTCGATAACCAAACCGCGGTAACCTTGTTTACCGGCAGCGGCATCGCCGGCAAGGCGCAAATGGTGGTAGACGCCGCCAACAACTCGGGCAGCTTGCACACCCACTTGAATTTCTTTTTGGAAAACCCCCAAGGTACGCTCGGCGGGCCGGTCGGCGCTTATTTGTTGGAACTGCAAGTCGGTTCCAACCGCCGCATCCAGTCGTCCACCCCGTTCTACGTATTATTCAACGCCGGATTGTCGACCGAGGATTTTTCCGCTGCCTTGCTGGAGCGCATCGAGACATTGCCGGTGCAACCGGTCGCACCTATCGCCAACGCCGGCGCCGACCGCTCGGTCAAGGTCGGCGATACCGTCGTGCTGGACGGCTCGGCCAGTTACGACCCGGACGCCGCGCCGAATGCGTTAAGCTATCAATGGCTACAAACCGTCGGCAGCCCGGTCGAGTTAAGCGGCGGCAATAGCGCCGGCGCGAGCTTCGTCGCCAGCCAAGCCGGCCAATATGCCTTCCGCTTGACCGTCAACGACGGCGCCGCCAGCGCCAACGACGAGGTCGCGGTCACGGTGAGCGCCGCCGACACGCCGATTGCGCCGGTCGCCGATGCCGGCGCCGATAGGACAGTCGGTTTGAATGCTGTGGTAACCCTGGACGCCGGCGCCAGCTACGACCCGGAACCCGGCCCCGGCGAATTGAATTTTAGCTGGCAACAAACCGCCGGGACTAGCGTGATCTTGCAAAACGCCGATACCGCCACCCCCGGTTTTACTCCGGTTCAAACCGGTCGTTACGCCTTTCGCGTCGCGGTTGGCGACGGCAATCTGATCGCTTACGACGAAGTCGTCGTTACCGTGCCGGAGCCGCCGCTGGCCGATGCCGGCGCCGACAAGCTGGCGCGCTTGCACAGCCTAGTCGCGTTGGACGGCAGTGCCAGCGTCGATACCGACCCCGGTCCCGACGCGTTAAGCTATCGCTGGCAACAAACCCAAGGCGAGGCGATGGCGTTGAACGGCGCCGACGACCGGTCGGCCTATTTCACCCCGACCCGTCCCGGCAACTATTCCTTTAAATTGGCGGTCGGCGACGGCGTCGGCATTGCTTACGACGAGGTGACTTATACCGTCCCGGCGCTGGGCGACGTGGATTTGGACGGCGACGTCGACCGAATCGACGTCGCCCTGATTTTGCGGGCCATTAAAAAAGCGCCTAAACCGATAGACGTCAACGATGTGCGCGACTTGGACGGCAATCGCAAAATCAACAAAGCGGACGCCCGGGCGGCGAAAAGACGTTGCACGCTAAGGCGCTGCCGGCCGACCCGGCGTTAG
- a CDS encoding TonB-dependent receptor, which produces MCARLTLTAFLLTLSPLASAADPAATDFERSTVDDEIALDTVEVIGDRTKSTIAPQTSELRGDALYRQQADTLGKTLENQMGVANASFGPGVGVPVIRGLSGSRVRIMQDGIGSHDASFLSPDHAVAIEPLFAEQIEVVRGPGTIRYGGNAIGGFVDVKDNRIPEKVPGRVIEGAVENRFDTNADGTNAGFKFDLGREQLAMRVAGFHRNRNDTEIPGAAIDAGAVRQQFGLNKLINAYGTIPNTDSESVGGSLGLSWLGESAMAGLSVGHFTNRYGVPKGTHGIDPSDLDGLELLLPDIDPALLDEFADILGAEALNPSIRIDMRQTRYDFKSDWYPRLPGIEKVAFRYGIVDYAHTEVEGGLPFTTFTNQVGEGRFEIHHTFFDALTGSFGAHWQDREFAALGVESFVPPTQGDTLGLFTLQKLQFGDWTLEAGLRTERLRIDPSTDYLRFPTPPGLPPRFADIALPDSLQFRADTASLSGRWDFSRDAGLTLTLSRAKRAPDIQELLAIGPHLATRNFEVGNVKLGNETVNLADLGLDWQSERLSLKLNGYYNWSDDYIYQKRLSGFYSYHQSQFYADCVSLVDCLPIYAYDQRNAWFTGYEAEAQAVLADTGLGRLKLTLFSDWVRGRFADGDRSDVPRLPPLRFGAELGFGDAIWNASIRYTRGEAQSHPGNAETATAGYHLLAAGADYHWKSLEPLDLWLFAKANNLLNEEVRNSVSFLRNFAPEPGRSVVIGFRATF; this is translated from the coding sequence TTGTGTGCACGCTTGACGCTAACCGCGTTTTTGCTGACGCTCAGCCCGCTAGCAAGCGCCGCCGACCCGGCGGCTACGGATTTTGAACGCAGCACGGTAGACGATGAAATAGCCCTAGACACGGTCGAAGTGATCGGCGACCGGACGAAATCCACAATCGCGCCGCAAACCAGCGAACTGCGCGGCGACGCCTTGTACCGGCAGCAAGCCGACACCTTGGGCAAAACCCTGGAAAACCAAATGGGCGTTGCCAACGCCTCGTTCGGTCCCGGCGTCGGCGTACCGGTAATCCGCGGCCTGAGCGGCTCGCGGGTGCGCATCATGCAAGACGGCATCGGCAGCCACGACGCATCCTTTTTGAGCCCGGATCACGCGGTGGCGATAGAACCGCTGTTTGCCGAACAAATCGAGGTGGTACGCGGGCCGGGCACGATTCGCTACGGCGGCAACGCGATCGGCGGTTTCGTCGATGTCAAAGACAACCGGATTCCGGAAAAGGTACCGGGGCGCGTCATCGAAGGCGCCGTCGAAAACCGTTTCGACACCAACGCCGACGGCACTAACGCCGGTTTTAAATTCGACCTGGGCCGGGAGCAATTGGCGATGCGGGTCGCCGGTTTTCACCGTAACCGCAACGACACCGAAATTCCCGGCGCCGCGATCGATGCCGGCGCGGTTCGCCAACAATTCGGCTTGAACAAGCTCATTAACGCCTACGGCACGATACCCAATACCGACAGCGAAAGCGTCGGCGGCTCGCTGGGTTTGTCTTGGCTGGGCGAATCGGCCATGGCGGGCCTGTCGGTCGGCCACTTCACCAACCGCTACGGCGTGCCCAAAGGCACGCACGGCATAGACCCCAGCGATTTGGACGGATTGGAATTGCTGTTGCCGGACATAGACCCGGCTTTGCTGGACGAATTCGCCGACATCCTGGGAGCGGAAGCCTTGAATCCCAGTATCCGCATCGACATGCGCCAGACCCGATACGACTTTAAAAGCGATTGGTATCCGCGCTTGCCCGGCATCGAAAAAGTCGCGTTCCGCTACGGCATCGTCGATTACGCCCATACCGAAGTCGAGGGCGGCCTGCCGTTCACCACCTTCACCAACCAAGTCGGCGAAGGCCGATTCGAAATTCACCACACTTTCTTCGACGCGCTGACCGGCAGCTTCGGCGCGCATTGGCAAGACCGCGAGTTCGCCGCGCTAGGGGTGGAAAGCTTTGTGCCGCCGACCCAAGGCGATACCTTAGGCTTGTTTACCCTGCAAAAACTGCAATTCGGCGATTGGACGCTGGAAGCCGGCCTGCGTACCGAGCGGTTGCGCATCGACCCCAGCACCGACTATCTGCGCTTCCCGACCCCGCCCGGTCTGCCGCCCCGTTTTGCCGACATTGCCCTGCCCGACAGCTTGCAATTTCGTGCCGACACGGCGTCCTTGTCCGGCCGCTGGGATTTCAGTCGCGACGCCGGGCTGACCCTGACGCTGAGCCGGGCCAAGCGTGCGCCGGACATCCAGGAGCTGTTGGCGATAGGCCCGCATCTGGCGACGCGTAATTTCGAGGTCGGCAACGTCAAATTGGGCAACGAAACCGTCAATCTGGCCGATCTAGGCCTGGACTGGCAATCGGAGCGGCTGTCGCTCAAATTGAACGGCTATTACAACTGGAGCGACGATTACATCTATCAAAAACGCCTGTCCGGCTTTTACAGTTATCACCAGTCGCAGTTTTACGCCGACTGCGTCAGTCTGGTCGATTGTTTGCCGATTTACGCCTACGACCAACGCAACGCCTGGTTCACCGGTTACGAAGCCGAGGCACAAGCGGTATTGGCCGATACCGGTCTCGGCCGGTTGAAACTGACGCTGTTTTCCGATTGGGTGCGCGGACGCTTTGCCGACGGCGACCGCAGCGATGTCCCACGCCTGCCGCCGCTACGCTTCGGCGCCGAACTCGGCTTCGGCGACGCGATCTGGAACGCTTCAATCCGCTATACCCGCGGCGAAGCGCAAAGCCACCCCGGCAACGCCGAAACGGCGACGGCCGGCTACCACCTGCTGGCCGCCGGCGCCGATTACCATTGGAAAAGCCTGGAGCCCTTGGATTTATGGCTTTTCGCCAAAGCCAACAATTTATTGAACGAAGAAGTGCGCAACTCGGTGTCGTTTTTGCGCAATTTCGCGCCGGAGCCGGGCCGTAGCGTCGTGATCGGCTTTCGCGCCACCTTCTAA
- a CDS encoding PEP-CTERM sorting domain-containing protein has product MSNLWLKPALILGLSINLSAPLAAEQHDGDIQPWKQGGQIELNGTLFEADFGDLSGGAYRTDDPGYDADTALGAFGDGNWLWFQGIGSLQFWNGSAWSNSVLNGEHIQIEDALGNTSVFSADGVSNGAGVIGQFDSNGDIHEHLDMAIRNASNALGGSVGAYWITLQLFETVAESQTPLAISASYDIIFNRGLASADFEAAVSAATAPVPLPAAVWMFGSALMGWLYTGRRRQAHV; this is encoded by the coding sequence ATGAGTAATCTTTGGTTAAAACCCGCGTTGATACTGGGTTTAAGCATCAATCTGTCCGCGCCGCTGGCGGCGGAGCAACACGACGGCGACATTCAGCCTTGGAAACAAGGCGGGCAAATCGAATTGAACGGCACGTTGTTCGAAGCCGATTTCGGCGACCTATCCGGCGGCGCTTACCGTACCGACGATCCGGGCTACGATGCCGACACCGCGTTAGGCGCATTCGGAGACGGTAACTGGCTATGGTTTCAAGGCATCGGTTCCTTGCAATTCTGGAACGGCTCGGCTTGGAGCAATTCGGTATTGAACGGCGAACACATCCAAATCGAAGACGCGCTTGGCAACACCTCGGTATTTTCGGCTGACGGCGTAAGCAACGGCGCCGGGGTAATAGGGCAATTCGACAGCAATGGCGATATTCACGAACATCTGGACATGGCGATTCGCAACGCCAGCAACGCTTTAGGCGGCAGCGTAGGCGCCTATTGGATTACGCTGCAATTGTTCGAGACGGTTGCTGAATCGCAAACTCCGCTGGCGATTTCGGCAAGCTACGACATCATTTTCAACCGCGGCTTGGCTAGCGCAGACTTCGAAGCGGCGGTCTCTGCGGCAACCGCACCGGTACCGCTGCCGGCCGCCGTGTGGATGTTCGGTTCCGCCTTGATGGGCTGGCTGTACACAGGACGCCGCCGCCAAGCGCATGTTTAA
- a CDS encoding CobW family GTP-binding protein, translating to MQTAPKLNYPVPVTILTGFLGAGKTTLLNRILTEQHGRRIAVIENEFGETGIDNELLVQTDEQIVTMNNGCICCTVRGDLVRILAELSERRESGVIHFERVIIETTGLADPAPVAQTFFIEPDIAENYKLDAIVTVVDAVHAHMQLQEHHEAQEQVGFADRILLSKTDLQEAEVVADLETRLRAMNPRAPIKRVHFGATELHDILDIDGFNLDDILKIEPDFLDDVSHEHEDDIGSFVFRTDRPLDAARILAFLDIMVRDYGNDLLRYKGILNIAGCDKRVIYQGVHMLMTEGFGSPWPDGAARESNLVFIGRNLPKQEMLEALAACQLAV from the coding sequence ATGCAAACCGCCCCAAAACTCAACTACCCGGTACCCGTGACGATATTGACCGGCTTTCTCGGCGCCGGCAAAACCACACTGCTGAACCGCATCCTCACCGAACAGCACGGCCGCCGCATCGCGGTGATCGAAAACGAATTCGGCGAAACCGGCATCGACAACGAACTGCTGGTACAAACCGACGAGCAAATCGTCACGATGAACAACGGCTGTATCTGCTGCACCGTGCGCGGTGACCTGGTACGCATCCTGGCCGAATTGTCCGAGCGGCGGGAAAGCGGCGTTATCCACTTCGAACGGGTCATCATAGAAACCACCGGTCTGGCCGATCCGGCGCCAGTGGCGCAAACCTTTTTCATCGAACCCGACATCGCCGAAAATTACAAACTGGACGCCATCGTCACCGTGGTCGACGCGGTGCATGCCCACATGCAATTGCAAGAGCATCACGAAGCGCAAGAACAAGTCGGTTTTGCCGACCGGATTTTGCTATCGAAAACCGATTTGCAGGAAGCCGAAGTGGTTGCCGACCTGGAAACCCGCTTGCGGGCGATGAACCCCAGGGCGCCGATCAAGCGCGTGCATTTCGGCGCCACCGAGTTGCACGACATACTGGACATCGACGGTTTCAACCTGGACGACATCCTGAAAATCGAGCCGGATTTTTTAGACGACGTCAGTCACGAGCATGAAGACGACATCGGTTCGTTCGTGTTCCGTACCGACCGTCCGCTCGATGCGGCCCGCATCTTGGCGTTTCTGGACATCATGGTGCGCGACTACGGCAACGACCTGCTGCGCTACAAAGGCATCCTCAATATCGCCGGCTGCGACAAGCGGGTCATTTATCAAGGCGTGCACATGCTGATGACCGAGGGTTTCGGCAGCCCGTGGCCGGACGGCGCGGCTAGGGAATCGAATCTGGTATTCATCGGCCGCAATTTACCCAAGCAGGAGATGCTGGAGGCGTTGGCAGCCTGTCAGCTTGCGGTTTGA
- the folE2 gene encoding GTP cyclohydrolase FolE2: protein MNPIEDIQARADSRRIAIDKVGIKDILHPVRVRDKNGGEQHTVARFDMYVNLPHDFKGTHMSRFVEILNGHDREISIASFPVMLQEMLQRLEAESGYIDMRFPYFVEKAAPVSGVRSLLDYQVGFIGEIDAQGCRTKVKIVVPVTSLCPCSKEISERGAHNQRSHVRVTVATSQFIWIEDLIALVEAEASSPIYGLLKRPDEKYVTEYAYDHPKFVEDMVRDVAARLDAEPRIGAYTVESENFESIHNHSAYALVERRKPTL from the coding sequence ATGAACCCCATCGAAGACATCCAGGCCCGCGCCGACAGCCGCCGTATCGCCATCGACAAAGTCGGCATCAAGGACATTCTGCATCCGGTGCGGGTGCGGGATAAAAACGGCGGCGAACAACATACCGTGGCTCGTTTTGATATGTACGTGAATCTGCCGCACGACTTCAAGGGCACCCACATGTCGCGCTTCGTGGAAATCTTGAACGGCCACGACCGGGAGATCAGCATTGCTTCGTTTCCGGTCATGTTGCAGGAAATGCTACAGCGGCTGGAAGCCGAATCCGGCTACATCGACATGCGTTTTCCGTATTTCGTCGAAAAGGCCGCGCCGGTCAGCGGCGTGCGCAGTCTGCTGGATTACCAAGTCGGTTTTATCGGCGAAATCGACGCCCAGGGTTGCCGCACCAAAGTCAAAATCGTGGTGCCGGTGACCAGCTTGTGCCCATGTTCCAAGGAAATCTCGGAACGCGGCGCCCACAACCAGCGCTCCCACGTCAGAGTCACGGTAGCAACCTCGCAATTCATCTGGATCGAAGATCTGATCGCGCTGGTCGAGGCCGAAGCCTCGTCGCCTATCTACGGCTTGCTGAAGCGTCCGGACGAAAAATACGTCACCGAATACGCTTACGACCACCCCAAATTCGTCGAGGACATGGTGCGCGACGTTGCCGCCCGCCTGGACGCCGAGCCGCGCATCGGCGCCTACACGGTGGAATCGGAAAACTTCGAGTCGATACACAACCACTCGGCTTATGCGCTGGTCGAGCGCCGTAAACCGACGCTATGA
- a CDS encoding formylmethanofuran dehydrogenase subunit A, protein MLIKLYNGSIYDPSQNLHGDTRDLFIRDGAIVADPGPAARFDAVYDLTGKIVMAGGIDIHSHIAGGNVNTARVLLPEQHRNHMARRLNHPFSSAKWSSTDIGYRYARMGYTSVVEPAMLPVGALDVHLQMADIPIIDTAALAILGNDELLLRLLRAKAGQNQINDYVAWTLNATRALGLKIINAGGANAFKSNVRQFGLDDIVPDYGVSSRQILQTLQTAVHQLGVPHPPHVHCNNLGIPGNVDTIVATMEAAQGLPMHLAHVQFYAYGTEGAKGFSSAAAKLLEAFNRHPNISMDVGQVLFGQTVTISGDIIAQYSRHADASPSKYVMWDAETEGSGGVVPYRYRQASFVNTLQWAIGLELFLLAEAPERLFFTTDHPNGAPFTAYPELLRLLMDADYRQECMAHLNQEALALTLLPNLKRELTLSEVASMTRSAAATLLGLNDRGHLAPGAIADIAVYDPGQRTGARPDYRAMFADAALLFKNGRLVVQDGIVIERPAGLAQTVTPVYDAGIIRTVKQHFDRFYSLKLGQYAVNDADFGEHPRFKVHE, encoded by the coding sequence ATGCTGATCAAACTGTACAACGGCTCGATTTACGACCCCAGCCAAAACCTGCACGGCGATACCCGCGACCTGTTCATCCGCGACGGGGCGATTGTCGCCGACCCCGGACCGGCCGCGCGTTTCGACGCGGTGTACGACTTGACCGGCAAGATTGTGATGGCCGGCGGCATCGACATCCACAGCCACATCGCCGGCGGCAACGTCAACACCGCCCGGGTATTGTTGCCGGAGCAGCACCGCAATCATATGGCGCGGCGGCTTAACCATCCCTTCAGTTCCGCCAAGTGGTCCAGTACCGACATCGGCTACCGCTACGCGCGGATGGGCTATACCAGCGTGGTCGAACCGGCGATGTTGCCGGTGGGCGCGCTGGACGTGCACCTGCAAATGGCCGACATCCCGATCATAGACACCGCCGCGCTGGCGATCCTGGGCAACGACGAACTGTTGTTGCGACTGCTACGGGCCAAGGCCGGCCAGAACCAAATCAACGATTACGTAGCCTGGACCTTGAACGCCACCCGCGCGCTGGGCTTGAAGATCATCAACGCCGGCGGCGCCAACGCCTTCAAAAGCAACGTCCGCCAATTCGGTCTGGACGACATCGTACCGGATTACGGCGTCAGCTCCCGGCAGATTCTGCAAACCCTGCAAACCGCCGTGCATCAGCTCGGCGTGCCACATCCGCCGCACGTGCATTGCAACAACCTGGGCATCCCCGGCAACGTCGACACCATCGTCGCCACCATGGAAGCCGCGCAAGGCCTGCCGATGCACCTGGCCCACGTGCAGTTTTACGCTTACGGTACGGAAGGCGCCAAAGGCTTTTCCTCGGCGGCGGCCAAACTGCTGGAAGCCTTCAACCGCCACCCCAACATCAGCATGGACGTCGGCCAAGTGCTGTTCGGCCAGACCGTGACCATCTCCGGCGACATCATCGCCCAATATAGCCGCCACGCCGACGCCAGCCCGAGCAAATATGTAATGTGGGACGCCGAAACCGAAGGCTCCGGCGGCGTGGTGCCGTACCGCTACCGCCAAGCCAGCTTCGTCAACACTCTGCAATGGGCGATTGGCCTGGAACTGTTTTTACTGGCCGAGGCGCCGGAGCGGCTGTTTTTCACCACTGACCACCCCAACGGCGCGCCGTTTACCGCCTACCCGGAACTGCTGCGCTTGCTGATGGACGCCGATTACCGACAGGAATGCATGGCCCACCTGAACCAGGAAGCCCTGGCATTGACCTTGCTGCCGAATCTAAAGCGCGAATTGACCCTGAGCGAAGTCGCCAGCATGACCCGCTCCGCCGCCGCCACGCTGCTGGGCCTCAACGACAGAGGCCATCTGGCGCCGGGCGCCATTGCCGACATCGCCGTTTACGATCCTGGTCAGCGTACCGGCGCTCGTCCCGACTACCGGGCAATGTTCGCCGACGCCGCCTTGCTGTTCAAAAACGGCCGGCTGGTGGTACAAGACGGCATCGTGATCGAACGGCCGGCCGGCTTGGCCCAGACCGTTACCCCGGTTTACGACGCCGGCATCATCCGTACTGTCAAACAACACTTCGACCGCTTCTACAGCCTGAAACTCGGCCAATACGCGGTCAACGACGCCGACTTCGGCGAACATCCCAGGTTTAAGGTGCATGAATGA
- a CDS encoding DUF1826 domain-containing protein — protein MPVAHFLRQTLSPAGQAVQHLAPPWLHSPMKSLVSRDFADLADIYRHNVNLCLLERTFPVDMEHFVYTALARKVGVEISLRIDPLQFDFGEIWPQASVLPGYQTWLDDVEMLVGAFCDLFELREAGFRLYTLDKAMCPRFHVDRVPARLICSYGGIGTEWLPEYALDRGKLGMGACGKPDDCSGLILDPTAIRQMPAYAVGLMKGEHWEGNEGRGLVHRSPAPTAVQPRRLLLTLDML, from the coding sequence ATGCCCGTAGCCCATTTTTTGAGGCAAACCTTAAGCCCTGCCGGCCAAGCCGTTCAACACTTAGCGCCGCCATGGCTGCACTCTCCGATGAAAAGCCTGGTTTCCCGCGATTTTGCCGATTTGGCGGATATTTACCGGCACAACGTCAACTTATGCCTGCTCGAACGGACGTTTCCGGTCGACATGGAACATTTTGTTTATACCGCGCTGGCACGGAAAGTCGGCGTCGAAATCAGCCTGCGAATCGATCCACTGCAGTTTGATTTCGGCGAAATTTGGCCTCAAGCATCCGTGCTGCCGGGTTACCAAACTTGGTTGGACGACGTCGAAATGTTGGTCGGGGCATTTTGCGACTTATTCGAGTTGCGTGAGGCCGGATTCCGTCTGTACACGCTGGACAAAGCCATGTGCCCGCGCTTTCACGTCGACCGGGTGCCGGCCCGGTTGATTTGCAGCTACGGCGGCATCGGTACCGAATGGCTGCCCGAGTATGCCTTGGACCGCGGCAAGCTGGGCATGGGCGCTTGCGGAAAGCCGGACGACTGTTCCGGCTTGATCTTGGACCCGACCGCAATCCGGCAAATGCCGGCCTACGCGGTGGGCCTGATGAAGGGCGAACACTGGGAAGGCAACGAAGGCCGCGGCCTGGTGCACCGCTCGCCGGCCCCCACCGCGGTGCAGCCACGCCGCTTGTTGCTGACTTTGGATATGTTGTAA
- a CDS encoding ZIP family metal transporter yields the protein MNSVLPSIAACLAVSLCSLSSALALWLPTERLKQIVPFLVALAVGVLLGDAFIHLIPDATARQGSVSDVCLMVLIGVFGFFVMEKLVRWRHDHTVDTQAEAGEILPLAKMNLIGDAIHNFVDGVLIAGSFLADPVVGLTTTLAIIAHEVPQELGDVGALLRGGYAPRQAVLYNFYCSLTVVPGALFTLLLGQVAESSLIVLLPIAAGGFIYIAASDLIPVLHERSTLPHLGGQAVSFALGIACMQAVVLFEQILLTA from the coding sequence ATGAACAGCGTTTTACCTAGCATTGCCGCTTGCCTTGCCGTCAGCCTGTGCTCGCTGTCGAGCGCGCTTGCGCTGTGGCTGCCGACGGAGCGCCTAAAACAAATCGTGCCGTTCTTAGTTGCCTTGGCGGTAGGGGTATTGCTGGGGGACGCTTTCATCCATCTGATTCCGGACGCCACGGCCAGACAAGGCTCGGTCAGCGATGTATGCCTGATGGTATTGATCGGCGTCTTCGGCTTTTTCGTCATGGAAAAGCTAGTGCGCTGGCGCCACGATCACACTGTCGACACCCAGGCCGAAGCCGGCGAAATTTTGCCTTTGGCCAAAATGAATCTGATCGGCGATGCGATCCACAACTTCGTCGACGGGGTGTTGATTGCCGGCAGCTTCTTGGCCGACCCGGTAGTGGGTTTGACCACCACGTTGGCGATCATTGCCCACGAAGTACCGCAGGAACTGGGCGACGTCGGCGCGTTGCTGCGTGGCGGATATGCACCCAGGCAAGCCGTGTTGTACAACTTTTATTGTTCCTTAACCGTTGTGCCCGGCGCCTTGTTTACCCTGCTGCTCGGCCAAGTCGCCGAATCGTCGTTGATCGTATTGTTACCAATAGCTGCAGGCGGCTTTATCTACATTGCCGCCTCCGACCTGATTCCGGTATTGCACGAGCGTTCGACCTTGCCCCATCTTGGCGGGCAAGCCGTCTCTTTCGCTTTGGGCATTGCTTGCATGCAGGCCGTCGTGCTGTTCGAACAAATTTTGTTAACCGCATAA